The following proteins come from a genomic window of Streptococcus oralis:
- a CDS encoding beta-N-acetylhexosaminidase, whose translation MVTFTGLSPKQTQAIDLLTKHISLPDVEVTVTQSDQASISLKGEGGHYHLTYRKPHQLYRALSLLATALGEGDKVAIEEQAAYEDLAYMADCSRNAVLNVAFAKQMIEVLALMGYSTFELYMEDTYQIEGQPYFGYFRGAYSAEELQEIEVYAQQFDMTFVPCIQTLAHLSAFVKWGVKEVQELRDVEDILLIGEEKVYDLIDGMFATLSKLQTRKVNIGMDEAHLVGLGRYLILNGVVDRSLLMCQHLERVLDIADKYGFHCQMWSDMFFKLMSADGQYDRDVEIPEETRVYLDRLKDRVTLVYWDYYQDSEEKYNRNFRNHHKISQDIAFAGGAWKWIGFTPHNHFSRLVAIEANKACRANQIKEVIVTGWGDNGGETAQFSILPSLQIWAELCYRNDLDRLSAHFKTNTGLSVEDFMQIDLANLLPDLPGNLSGINPNRYVFYQDVLCPILDQHMTPEQDKPHFAQAAETLTDIKEKAGNYAYLFETQAQLNQILSSKVDVGRCIRQAYQAGDKESLKEIARQELPKLRSQIEHFHALFSHQWLKENKVFGLDTVDIRMGGLLQRIKRAESRIEAYLEGQIDRIDELEVEILPFTDFYADKDFAATTANQWHTIATASTIYTT comes from the coding sequence GTGGTAACATTTACAGGACTTAGTCCCAAACAAACTCAGGCAATCGACTTGCTGACAAAGCATATTTCTTTACCAGATGTGGAGGTAACAGTCACTCAGTCTGACCAAGCCTCTATCTCTCTCAAGGGTGAGGGTGGACACTATCACCTGACTTATCGCAAACCCCATCAACTCTACCGCGCCTTGTCCTTGTTGGCAACAGCTCTAGGAGAAGGTGATAAGGTAGCGATTGAGGAGCAGGCGGCTTATGAAGATTTAGCCTACATGGCAGACTGTTCCCGAAATGCGGTGCTGAATGTCGCTTTTGCCAAGCAGATGATTGAGGTCTTGGCTCTCATGGGCTACTCAACCTTTGAGCTTTATATGGAAGACACCTACCAGATTGAGGGGCAGCCTTATTTTGGTTACTTCCGTGGCGCCTATTCAGCTGAAGAGTTGCAGGAAATCGAAGTCTATGCCCAGCAGTTTGATATGACCTTTGTGCCTTGTATCCAGACCCTGGCCCACTTGTCGGCCTTCGTCAAATGGGGTGTTAAGGAAGTGCAGGAACTCCGTGATGTAGAGGACATTCTCCTTATTGGCGAAGAAAAGGTTTATGATTTGATTGATGGCATGTTTGCGACGCTATCTAAACTACAAACTCGCAAGGTCAATATCGGCATGGACGAAGCCCACTTGGTTGGCTTGGGACGCTACCTTATCTTGAACGGCGTTGTAGACCGCAGTCTCCTCATGTGTCAACACTTGGAGCGCGTGCTGGATATTGCAGACAAGTATGGTTTCCACTGCCAAATGTGGAGTGATATGTTCTTTAAGCTCATGTCAGCTGATGGTCAGTACGACCGTGACGTGGAGATTCCAGAGGAAACTCGTGTCTACCTAGACCGTCTTAAAGATCGTGTAACCTTGGTTTACTGGGATTATTACCAAGACAGCGAAGAAAAATACAACCGTAACTTCCGCAATCACCATAAGATTAGTCAAGATATCGCCTTTGCAGGTGGTGCTTGGAAGTGGATTGGTTTTACGCCTCACAACCATTTCAGCCGTCTAGTGGCTATAGAGGCCAATAAAGCCTGTCGTGCTAATCAGATCAAAGAAGTCATCGTAACTGGTTGGGGGGACAATGGTGGCGAGACAGCCCAGTTTTCTATCCTACCAAGTTTGCAAATCTGGGCAGAACTCTGCTACCGCAATGACCTAGACCGTTTGTCTGCACATTTCAAGACCAATACAGGTCTATCAGTTGAGGATTTCATGCAGATTGACCTAGCCAATCTCTTGCCAGACCTACCAGGCAATCTCAGCGGTATCAATCCCAACCGCTATGTCTTTTATCAGGATGTTCTCTGTCCGATCCTTGATCAGCACATGACACCTGAACAGGACAAACCGCACTTCGCTCAGGCTGCTGAGACGCTTACTGACATTAAAGAAAAAGCTGGGAATTATGCCTATCTCTTTGAAACTCAGGCTCAGTTGAACCAGATTTTAAGCAGTAAAGTGGATGTGGGACGATGCATTCGTCAGGCCTACCAGGCGGGTGATAAAGAAAGTCTGAAAGAAATCGCAAGACAAGAATTACCAAAACTTAGAAGCCAAATCGAACACTTCCATGCCCTCTTTAGCCACCAATGGCTGAAAGAAAACAAGGTCTTTGGTTTGGATACGGTCGATATCCGTATGGGCGGACTCTTGCAACGCATCAAACGCGCAGAAAGCCGCATCGAGGCTTATCTGGAAGGACAGATTGACCGCATCGACGAGCTAGAAGTTGAAATCCTACCATTTACTGACTTCTACGCAGACAAGGATTTCGCAGCAACTACAGCTAACCAGTGGCACACCATTGCGACAGCATCGACGATTTATACGACTTAG
- a CDS encoding ROK family protein yields the protein MTIATIDIGGTGIKFASLTPDGKILDKTSTPTPETLEDLLAWLDQRLSEKDYKGIAMSVPGAVNQETGVIEGISAVPYIHGFSWYETLAHHQLPVHLENDANCVGLSELLAHPEIENAACVVIGTGIGGAMIINGKLHRGRHGLGGEFGYMTTIAPAEKLNNWSQLASTGNMVRYVIEKSGQTDWDGRKIYQEAVAGNALCQEAILRMNRNLAQGLLNIQYLIDPDVISLGGSISQNPDFIQGVKKAVDNFVETYEEYTVAPVIQACTYHADANLYGALVNWLQEENQW from the coding sequence ATGACGATTGCAACCATTGATATTGGAGGGACTGGGATTAAGTTTGCCAGTCTGACTCCTGATGGAAAGATACTAGATAAGACAAGTACACCGACACCAGAAACCCTAGAAGATTTACTGGCATGGCTAGACCAACGTCTGTCGGAGAAAGATTATAAGGGCATTGCCATGAGCGTTCCAGGCGCGGTCAATCAAGAAACAGGTGTCATTGAGGGAATCAGTGCTGTGCCTTACATCCATGGCTTTTCTTGGTATGAGACGCTTGCTCATCATCAGCTACCTGTCCATCTAGAAAATGATGCCAACTGTGTTGGACTTAGTGAACTGCTGGCTCACCCAGAGATTGAAAATGCAGCCTGTGTCGTGATTGGGACAGGAATTGGCGGAGCTATGATTATCAATGGCAAGCTTCACCGAGGTCGCCACGGCTTGGGGGGAGAGTTTGGCTACATGACAACTATTGCACCTGCTGAAAAACTCAACAACTGGTCGCAACTAGCGTCAACTGGAAATATGGTGCGCTACGTAATTGAGAAATCTGGTCAAACTGACTGGGACGGTCGCAAGATTTACCAAGAGGCCGTAGCAGGCAATGCTCTTTGTCAAGAAGCTATTTTGCGCATGAACCGTAATTTGGCTCAAGGCTTGCTCAATATTCAGTATCTCATCGACCCAGATGTCATTAGTCTGGGAGGCTCCATCAGTCAGAACCCAGACTTTATCCAAGGTGTCAAGAAGGCTGTCGATAACTTTGTCGAAACCTACGAAGAATACACGGTCGCACCTGTTATCCAAGCTTGCACCTATCATGCAGATGCCAATCTCTACGGTGCCCTTGTCAACTGGCTACAGGAGGAAAATCAGTGGTAA
- a CDS encoding alpha-mannosidase gives MENVVVHIISHSHWDREWYLPFESHRMQLVELFDNLFDLFENDPEFKSFHLDGQTIVLDDYLEIRPENRDKVQGYIDQGKLKIGPFYILQDDYLISSEANVRNTLIGQAECAKWGKSTQIGYFPDTFGNMGQAPQILQKSGIHVAAFGRGVKPIGFDNQVLEDEQFTSQFSEMYWQGADGSRVLGILFANWYSNGNEIPVDKDEALTFWKQKLSDVRDYASTNQWLMMNGCDHQPVQRNLSEAIRVANELFPDVTFVHSSFDDYVHAVESALPEQLSTVTGELTSQETDGWYTLANTSSSRIYLKQAFQENSNLLEQVVEPLTVITGGHNHKDQLTYAWKVLLQNAPHDSICGCSIDEVHREMETRFAKVNQVGNFVKTNLLNEWKGKIATHEAQSDYLFTVINTGLHDKVDTVSTVIDVATCDFKELHPTEGYKKMAALTLPNYRVEDLEGHAVEAKIEDLGANFEYDLPKDKFRQARIARQVRVTVPVHLAPLSWTTFQLLEGEQEHRDGIYQNGVIDTPFVTVSVDDNITVYDKTTHEAYEDVIRFEDRGDIGNEYIYFQPKGTEPIYAELKGYEVLENTARFVKVLLKHELTIPVSADEKLDAEQRGIIEFMTREAGRSEEWTTLPMKTEMTVFVDNPQIRFKTRFTNTAKDHRIRLLVKTHNTRPSNDSESIYEVVTRPNKPAASWENPENPQHQQAFVSLYDDEKGVTVANKGLHEYEILGDDTIAVTILRASGELGDWGYFPTPEAQCLREFEVEFALECHQAQERFSAFRRAKAFQTPFTSLQVAKQEGSVAATGSLLSHAVLSLPQVCPTAFKVAENEEGYVLRYYNMSQENVRISEHQQTILDLLERPYPVHSGLLAPQEIRTELIKKEDI, from the coding sequence ATGGAAAATGTTGTTGTACATATTATCTCACATAGTCACTGGGACCGTGAGTGGTACTTGCCTTTTGAAAGCCACCGTATGCAGTTGGTGGAATTGTTTGACAATCTCTTTGATCTCTTTGAAAATGACCCTGAGTTCAAGAGTTTCCACTTAGATGGACAAACCATTGTCCTCGATGACTATTTGGAAATTCGCCCTGAAAATCGCGACAAAGTCCAAGGTTACATCGACCAAGGCAAACTCAAAATTGGTCCCTTTTACATCTTGCAGGATGATTACTTGATTTCAAGTGAAGCCAACGTCCGCAATACCTTGATTGGTCAAGCTGAATGTGCAAAATGGGGCAAATCCACTCAGATTGGTTACTTCCCAGATACCTTTGGAAATATGGGACAAGCGCCTCAAATCCTTCAAAAATCAGGCATTCATGTAGCAGCCTTTGGGCGTGGTGTCAAGCCGATTGGATTTGACAACCAAGTTCTCGAAGATGAGCAGTTTACTTCCCAGTTTTCAGAAATGTACTGGCAGGGTGCGGACGGAAGCCGCGTCCTCGGTATCCTCTTTGCCAACTGGTACAGTAACGGGAATGAAATCCCAGTTGATAAGGACGAGGCCCTAACTTTCTGGAAACAAAAATTGTCAGACGTGCGTGACTACGCTTCGACCAACCAATGGTTGATGATGAACGGATGTGACCACCAGCCTGTACAGCGCAATCTGAGTGAAGCCATTCGTGTGGCTAATGAACTCTTCCCAGATGTGACCTTTGTGCATAGTTCATTTGACGACTATGTCCATGCAGTAGAAAGTGCTCTACCTGAGCAACTATCTACGGTTACAGGTGAGTTGACAAGTCAGGAAACAGATGGCTGGTACACACTTGCCAACACTTCTTCATCACGCATTTACCTCAAACAAGCCTTCCAAGAAAATAGCAACCTCCTAGAGCAAGTAGTGGAGCCATTGACCGTCATCACTGGTGGCCACAACCACAAGGACCAGTTGACCTATGCTTGGAAAGTCCTTCTACAAAATGCGCCCCATGATAGTATCTGTGGATGCAGTATTGACGAAGTTCACCGTGAGATGGAAACACGTTTTGCCAAGGTCAACCAAGTTGGAAATTTCGTTAAGACCAATCTTCTCAACGAATGGAAGGGCAAAATCGCAACTCATGAAGCCCAAAGCGACTATCTCTTTACCGTCATTAACACAGGCTTGCATGACAAGGTTGATACAGTCAGCACAGTGATTGATGTGGCGACTTGTGATTTCAAGGAATTGCACCCAACAGAAGGCTATAAGAAGATGGCAGCTTTGACCTTGCCAAACTACCGTGTCGAAGACTTGGAAGGACACGCTGTGGAAGCGAAAATCGAAGATCTGGGAGCTAATTTTGAGTATGATTTACCAAAAGACAAGTTCCGTCAGGCTCGTATCGCTCGACAAGTGCGCGTGACAGTACCTGTTCATCTGGCACCACTTTCTTGGACAACCTTCCAATTGCTCGAAGGAGAACAAGAACACCGTGACGGTATTTACCAAAATGGAGTGATTGATACGCCATTTGTAACGGTCAGTGTGGATGACAATATCACGGTCTACGACAAGACAACTCATGAAGCTTATGAAGATGTTATTCGCTTTGAAGACCGTGGTGACATTGGAAATGAGTATATTTACTTCCAACCAAAAGGAACAGAGCCTATCTACGCCGAGCTAAAAGGCTATGAGGTCTTGGAAAATACAGCTCGTTTTGTCAAGGTTTTGCTCAAGCATGAATTGACAATTCCAGTGAGTGCAGACGAAAAATTGGATGCAGAACAAAGAGGCATCATCGAGTTTATGACGCGTGAAGCTGGGCGCTCAGAAGAATGGACAACCCTTCCTATGAAAACAGAGATGACCGTCTTTGTTGACAATCCACAAATCCGCTTCAAGACTCGCTTTACCAACACCGCCAAGGACCACCGTATCCGTCTCTTGGTCAAGACTCATAACACGCGTCCAAGCAATGACTCTGAAAGCATCTATGAGGTGGTGACAAGACCAAACAAACCAGCGGCTTCATGGGAAAATCCTGAAAATCCTCAACACCAACAAGCCTTTGTCAGTCTGTATGATGATGAAAAAGGGGTGACAGTGGCTAATAAAGGATTGCACGAGTATGAAATCCTTGGAGACGACACCATTGCAGTGACCATTTTGCGTGCATCAGGTGAGCTAGGTGACTGGGGTTACTTCCCAACACCAGAAGCTCAGTGCTTGCGTGAGTTTGAAGTCGAGTTTGCTCTCGAATGCCACCAAGCACAAGAACGCTTCTCAGCCTTCCGTCGTGCCAAAGCCTTCCAAACACCATTCACTAGTCTTCAAGTTGCTAAACAAGAAGGAAGTGTTGCTGCGACTGGTAGCCTCTTGAGTCATGCGGTGCTCAGCTTGCCGCAAGTCTGCCCGACAGCCTTTAAAGTGGCGGAAAATGAAGAAGGATATGTCCTCCGTTACTACAATATGAGTCAAGAAAATGTGCGTATATCAGAACACCAACAAACCATTTTGGACTTGCTTGAGCGACCATATCCAGTTCATTCAGGACTTTTAGCACCACAAGAGATTCGCACAGAATTGATCAAAAAAGAAGACATTTAA
- a CDS encoding glycoside hydrolase family 125 protein yields MVYSKEIVREWLDEVAERAKDHPEWVDVFERCYTDTLDNTVEILEDGSTFVLTGDIPAMWLRDSTAQLRPYLHVAKKDPLLRQTIAGLVKRQMTLILKDPYANSFNIEENWKGHHETDHTDLNGWIWERKYEVDSLCYPLQLAYLLWKETGETSQFDETFVAATKEILHLWTVEQDHKNSPYRFVRDTDRKEDTLVNDGFGPDFAVTGMTWSAFRPSDDCCQYSYLIPSNMFAVVVLGYVQEIFAELDLADSHNIVADAKRLQAEIQEGIENYAYTTNSKGEKIYAFEVDGLGNASIMDDPNVPSLLAAPYLGYCAIDDEVYQATRRTILSPENPYFYQGEYASGLGSSHTFYRYIWPIALSIQGLTTRDKAEKKFLLDQLVACNGGTGVMHESFHVDDPTLYSREWFSWANMMFCELVLDYLDIR; encoded by the coding sequence ATGGTTTATTCGAAAGAAATTGTTAGAGAATGGCTGGATGAAGTAGCAGAGCGGGCTAAGGACCATCCGGAGTGGGTGGATGTCTTTGAGCGTTGCTATACAGACACCTTGGACAATACAGTCGAGATTCTAGAAGATGGCTCAACTTTTGTCTTGACTGGGGATATTCCTGCTATGTGGCTTCGGGATTCGACAGCCCAACTCAGACCCTACCTGCATGTGGCAAAAAAAGATCCTCTCTTGCGTCAGACCATTGCAGGTTTGGTTAAGCGTCAGATGACCTTGATCCTCAAGGATCCCTATGCCAACTCCTTTAACATTGAGGAAAACTGGAAGGGCCACCACGAGACTGACCATACCGACCTTAATGGTTGGATTTGGGAACGCAAGTATGAGGTGGACTCGCTTTGCTATCCTTTGCAGTTGGCTTATCTCCTTTGGAAAGAGACTGGCGAGACCAGTCAGTTTGATGAGACTTTTGTCGCAGCGACCAAGGAAATTCTTCATCTATGGACAGTGGAGCAAGACCACAAGAATTCTCCTTATCGTTTTGTCCGTGATACGGACCGCAAGGAAGACACCTTGGTAAATGATGGATTTGGACCTGACTTTGCAGTGACAGGTATGACCTGGTCAGCTTTCCGACCGAGTGATGACTGCTGCCAGTATAGCTACTTGATTCCGTCCAATATGTTTGCAGTAGTTGTCTTGGGGTATGTGCAAGAAATCTTTGCAGAACTAGACCTAGCTGATAGCCATAACATCGTGGCAGACGCTAAGCGTCTCCAAGCAGAGATTCAAGAAGGCATCGAAAATTATGCCTACACCACCAATAGTAAGGGCGAAAAGATTTACGCCTTTGAAGTGGATGGTCTAGGAAATGCTAGCATCATGGATGATCCAAACGTCCCAAGTCTACTGGCTGCTCCCTATCTTGGTTACTGTGCGATTGACGATGAGGTTTACCAAGCAACTCGTCGGACCATTCTGAGCCCTGAAAATCCATACTTCTACCAAGGAGAATACGCTAGCGGTCTCGGAAGTTCTCATACCTTCTATCGCTATATCTGGCCAATCGCCCTTTCTATCCAAGGCTTGACAACAAGAGATAAGGCGGAGAAGAAATTCTTGCTCGATCAGCTCGTTGCCTGCAATGGTGGCACAGGTGTCATGCACGAAAGCTTCCACGTAGATGATCCAACGCTCTACTCCCGCGAATGGTTCTCCTGGGCCAACATGATGTTCTGTGAGTTAGTCTTGGATTACTTGGATATCCGCTAA
- a CDS encoding GH92 family glycosyl hydrolase, whose protein sequence is MKPLLETIDTRFGTASKHAFSRGNTLPYTGVPFGMNYFVPQTSDQEGAWFFDPHLPIFQGIRLTHQPSPWIGDYSWLLLTPVTGQLGGDSLFHRQSSYDIEKASFHPHYLKIFSLRYQIETQLTPTCYGASIRLEQKQGKALSLYLHAVDELTVEQVDKRTLALRQEGKTETNKNPLTMFTSLKMNTDFLAISQEGGDWRIDLASSHAEIQLATSFISPSQALLNLPQKDFGSCKASAQADWENLLHRFDILETGEADRTFFDHCLYRLFLFPQTFYEVNESGQAIHMDLTTGTVKPGVLFSNNGFWDTFRTTFPLFVLVIPEHYRLFLEGFLNSYRDTGFLPKWLAPDERGIMPGTLLDGIIADSACKDMAPDLEKELLQAMLETATKSDPLGINGRHGLAQYQELGYLSTDHHESVSHTLDYAYSDFCIASCAEKLGQNDIAETYRTASQNYRHLFDAETGYMRARDSQGNFRPDFSPYSWGRDYAECSAIQATLGVLHDIPGLIQLMGGKEAFSNYLLKACQDAPLFETTGYGYEIHEMSEMATAPFEQVAISNQPSFHITYLFRYSDYPDYTALLIKTLRQKAFHPSWEAYPGDEDNGSLSAWYIWSALGFYPTCPGKPGYDLGIPLFDHLRVYLAKENKWLDIHAEQNYSHFNFVKECRLDKTPVSSIQHQDLLKAEQLTFTLSWLPSHS, encoded by the coding sequence ATGAAACCACTACTTGAAACCATCGATACCCGCTTTGGGACTGCTAGCAAGCATGCCTTTTCTCGAGGAAATACCCTGCCTTACACGGGCGTTCCTTTTGGGATGAATTACTTTGTGCCTCAGACCAGCGACCAGGAGGGAGCTTGGTTTTTCGATCCGCATCTGCCTATCTTTCAGGGGATTCGATTAACCCATCAGCCCAGTCCTTGGATTGGCGACTACTCTTGGCTCCTTCTGACACCTGTCACCGGCCAGCTTGGGGGTGACAGCCTCTTTCATCGCCAGTCTTCTTATGATATCGAAAAAGCCTCCTTCCACCCCCATTATCTGAAGATTTTCTCCCTGCGCTATCAGATTGAAACCCAGCTCACACCGACTTGCTATGGCGCTTCTATTCGTTTGGAGCAAAAGCAAGGCAAAGCCCTCTCCCTCTATCTTCACGCAGTAGATGAACTGACAGTAGAGCAAGTAGATAAGCGAACTCTTGCCCTGCGACAAGAAGGTAAAACTGAGACCAACAAAAATCCACTAACGATGTTCACATCCCTGAAAATGAACACGGATTTTCTTGCCATCAGCCAAGAAGGTGGAGACTGGCGAATTGACTTAGCAAGCAGTCATGCTGAGATTCAGCTAGCAACTTCTTTCATCTCGCCTTCTCAAGCTCTGCTTAATCTACCTCAAAAGGACTTTGGCAGCTGTAAAGCAAGTGCCCAGGCGGACTGGGAAAATCTCCTCCATCGTTTTGACATACTAGAGACAGGAGAAGCTGACCGAACCTTCTTTGACCACTGCCTTTACAGACTCTTCCTCTTCCCACAGACTTTTTATGAAGTGAACGAGTCAGGGCAAGCCATCCATATGGACCTGACTACTGGTACTGTCAAGCCCGGTGTCCTCTTTAGCAATAATGGCTTCTGGGATACCTTCCGCACCACCTTCCCCCTCTTTGTGCTTGTCATACCGGAACACTATCGTCTCTTTTTAGAAGGCTTTCTCAATAGCTACCGCGATACTGGATTCCTTCCAAAATGGCTAGCTCCAGACGAACGGGGTATAATGCCTGGTACCCTTTTAGATGGCATTATCGCAGACAGCGCCTGCAAGGACATGGCCCCCGACCTAGAAAAAGAACTCCTTCAAGCCATGCTTGAAACAGCCACTAAGTCCGACCCTCTCGGCATCAATGGCCGCCACGGACTAGCCCAATACCAAGAACTGGGCTACCTCTCTACCGACCACCACGAAAGCGTCAGCCATACCCTAGACTATGCCTATAGTGACTTTTGTATCGCCAGCTGTGCCGAAAAGCTTGGTCAGAATGACATCGCGGAAACTTATAGAACTGCGTCTCAAAATTACCGCCATCTATTTGACGCTGAGACAGGTTACATGCGAGCGCGAGACAGCCAAGGCAACTTCCGCCCTGACTTCTCTCCTTATAGTTGGGGACGAGACTACGCCGAATGCTCTGCCATTCAAGCGACTTTAGGCGTCCTCCACGACATCCCAGGCTTAATCCAACTTATGGGCGGAAAAGAAGCCTTTAGCAACTATCTTTTGAAAGCCTGTCAGGATGCTCCACTCTTTGAGACGACTGGCTATGGTTACGAGATTCATGAAATGAGCGAGATGGCTACTGCTCCCTTTGAACAAGTCGCCATCTCTAACCAGCCTAGCTTCCACATTACATATCTCTTTCGCTACAGCGACTACCCTGACTATACCGCTCTTCTCATCAAGACGCTCCGTCAGAAAGCCTTTCACCCAAGCTGGGAAGCCTATCCTGGCGATGAGGACAATGGTAGCCTCTCGGCTTGGTACATCTGGTCAGCTCTCGGATTCTATCCGACCTGTCCAGGCAAGCCCGGCTATGATCTCGGAATTCCTCTCTTTGATCACCTCCGTGTCTACCTGGCTAAGGAAAATAAATGGCTGGATATCCATGCCGAGCAAAACTACAGTCATTTCAACTTTGTAAAAGAATGCCGACTGGACAAGACCCCAGTATCTAGCATTCAACACCAAGACCTCTTGAAAGCTGAGCAACTGACCTTCACTCTCAGCTGGTTGCCAAGTCACTCATAA
- a CDS encoding alpha-L-fucosidase, with product MTKIKPHGPLPSQAQLAYLEDELAAFIHFGPNTFYDQEWGSGQEDPMRFNPTKLDVREWVRVLKETGFKKLILVVKHHDGFVLYPTAHTDYSVKASPWRDGKGDLLLEVSQAATELDMDLGVYLSPWDAHSPLYHVDKEADYNAYYLAQLKEILSNPAYGNVGKFAEVWMDGARGEGAQKVNYEFVTWFETIRDLQGDCLIFSTEGTSIRWIGNERGYAGDPLWQKVKPGQLGTEAELDYLQHGDPSGTLFSIGEADVSLRPGWFYHEDQDPKSLEELVEIYFHSVGRGTPLLLNIPPNQDGLFDEKDIQRLYEFAAYRDEFYKEDLALGAKVSGPALSPDFACHHLTDGRKTSSWASDAELPIQLELDLGSPKTFDVIELREDLKLGQRIAAFHVQVELDGVWQEFGSGYTVGYKRLLRGSVVEAQKIRVIITEAQTLPLLTKISLYKTPTLSKKEAVQQLEFSEKSLAVTKGENVHYTVKRRESSSPLEAKISIQPGTGVHGVAYRDEIQVLAFQVGETEKRLTIPTLYFAGDKSLDFYLNLTVDGQLVDQLQVQVS from the coding sequence ATGACGAAAATAAAACCGCATGGACCATTACCAAGCCAGGCCCAGCTAGCTTATTTAGAGGATGAACTAGCTGCCTTTATCCATTTTGGTCCCAATACCTTTTATGACCAAGAATGGGGAAGTGGTCAAGAGGATCCTATGCGTTTTAACCCGACCAAGTTGGATGTGCGTGAATGGGTTCGAGTGCTCAAAGAAACGGGTTTTAAAAAACTGATTTTGGTGGTTAAGCACCACGATGGTTTTGTCCTCTACCCAACAGCCCATACAGATTATTCGGTCAAGGCTAGTCCTTGGAGGGATGGAAAGGGGGACTTGCTTCTCGAAGTTTCTCAAGCTGCGACTGAGCTTGACATGGATTTGGGAGTGTATTTGTCTCCTTGGGATGCTCACAGTCCCCTCTATCACGTGGACAAAGAAGCGGACTACAATGCCTACTATCTGGCTCAATTGAAGGAAATTTTGTCAAATCCTGCCTATGGGAATGTCGGGAAGTTCGCTGAGGTGTGGATGGATGGTGCTCGAGGCGAAGGGGCCCAGAAGGTCAACTATGAGTTTGTGACTTGGTTTGAAACCATTCGTGACTTGCAGGGCGATTGTTTGATTTTCTCAACTGAAGGGACCAGTATTCGCTGGATTGGAAATGAACGAGGCTATGCAGGGGATCCCTTGTGGCAAAAAGTCAAACCAGGCCAGTTAGGAACAGAAGCGGAATTAGATTATCTACAGCACGGAGACCCCTCTGGAACGCTATTTTCAATCGGCGAGGCAGATGTTTCTCTTCGGCCAGGCTGGTTTTACCATGAGGATCAGGATCCCAAGTCTCTCGAGGAGTTGGTCGAAATCTACTTTCACTCGGTAGGGCGGGGAACTCCACTCTTGCTTAATATCCCACCGAACCAAGATGGCCTCTTTGACGAAAAGGATATCCAGCGTCTCTATGAATTTGCTGCCTACCGTGACGAGTTCTACAAAGAAGATTTGGCTCTGGGAGCCAAGGTATCTGGTCCGGCTCTATCACCAGACTTTGCCTGTCATCATCTGACAGATGGACGGAAGACCAGTTCTTGGGCAAGTGATGCAGAGTTGCCAATCCAATTAGAGCTCGATTTAGGATCACCTAAAACTTTTGATGTGATTGAGTTAAGAGAAGATTTGAAGCTGGGGCAACGCATCGCCGCTTTTCATGTTCAGGTAGAGTTGGACGGTGTCTGGCAGGAGTTTGGATCCGGCTATACTGTTGGCTATAAACGCCTCTTACGAGGATCAGTAGTTGAGGCGCAGAAGATTCGTGTCATCATTACAGAGGCCCAGACTTTGCCTTTGTTAACTAAGATTTCTCTCTATAAAACTCCTACTTTGTCGAAAAAAGAAGCTGTTCAGCAACTAGAGTTCTCAGAAAAAAGTCTGGCTGTGACCAAGGGAGAAAATGTGCACTATACAGTGAAACGCAGAGAATCTAGCAGCCCTTTAGAAGCTAAGATTTCGATTCAACCAGGGACGGGTGTGCATGGTGTCGCTTATCGGGACGAGATTCAAGTCCTTGCGTTTCAAGTTGGCGAGACTGAAAAAAGGCTGACGATACCAACCTTGTATTTTGCAGGAGATAAAAGCTTAGATTTTTATCTGAATCTGACGGTAGATGGGCAGCTGGTTGACCAGCTTCAGGTCCAAGTTTCATAA